A window from Triticum aestivum cultivar Chinese Spring chromosome 6D, IWGSC CS RefSeq v2.1, whole genome shotgun sequence encodes these proteins:
- the LOC123144097 gene encoding CBL-interacting serine/threonine-protein kinase 21 isoform X3 gives MVLAESIGKYRVGRTIGEGAFAKVRLAVDAETGGCVAVKVIDRSTVLRNNLMYQVKREIGAMRLLNHPNIVKIHEVIATKTKICLVTEYVPGGQLSDKLSYLKRLDEREAKKYFYQLIDAVDYCHRRGVFHRDLKPENLLLDNQGNLKVSDFGLSVLRKPGQLLSTSCGSPCYVAPEVIQHKTYDGAAADIWSCGVILFELLAGYLPFQDCSLIHLYRRISRAQYALPQWITLPQKKIILRILDPSPITRAKINDIFDDEWFQEGYNPSVRRTESDNGDDCVDLDEAGTDSDGSHSTEVREAGGANPEPEQFINAFRLIATCRDLDLSGLFQEQKTKLGSPHSVQETLEIITAAAQDVSLSARRMGSSMVKLQDIRLLSRSMLDLTLSAEVIQVTPAHCVVEVSKSSGDLRAYKEFCTSLSRLLTGRVQQNGSSSDLETNQLPTLE, from the exons ATGGTGCTGGCGGAGAGCATTGGCAAGTACAGGGTCGGCCGGACCATCGGCGAGGGCGCCTTCGCCAAGGTCCGGCTCGCCGTCGACGCCGAGACGGGCGGCTGCGTCGCGGTCAAGGTCATCGACAGGAGCACGGTGCTCAGGAACAACCTCATGTACCAG GTGAAGAGAGAGATCGGCGCGATGAGGCTTCTCAATCACCCCAACATAGTCAAGATACACGAG GTGATCGCGACAAAGACGAAGATATGTCTGGTGACGGAGTATGTTCCGGGAGGGCAGCTCTCTGACAAGCTA AGTTACCTCAAGAGATTGGACGAGAGGGAAGCAAAGAAGTACTTCTACCAGCTGATTGATGCTGTGGACTATTGTCACCGGAGAGGCGTCTTTCACAGGGATCTCAAG CCTGAAAACTTGTTGCTAGATAATCAGGGCAATCTCAAGGTATCTGATTTTGGCCTCAGCGTGCTACGGAAG CCAGGGCAGTTGCTATCCACATCTTGCGGCTCTCCGTGCTACGTCGCTCCTGAG GTGATTCAGCACAAGACTTACGATGGGGCGGCCGCGGACATCTGGTCATGCGGTGTGATCCTGTTTGAACTCCTTGCTGGTTATCTGCCATTCCAGGACTGCAGCTTGATACACTTGTACAGAAGG ATATCTCGAGCACAGTATGCATTACCGCAATGGATCACGCTGCCTCAGAAGAAGATCATCTTGAGGATACTGGATCCGTCTCCTATAACG AGAGCGAAGATAAATGATATATTCGATGACGAGTGGTTCCAAGAGGGCTACAATCCATCAGTAAGGAGAACTGAGAGTGATAATGGTGATGATTGTGTTGATCTTGATGAGGCTGGCACAGATAGTGATGGCAGTCACAGCACAGAG GTAAGAGAAGCTGGGGGAGCGAATCCAGAGCCTGAGCAGTTCATCAACGCGTTCCGGTTGATAGCGACGTGCAGAGATCTCGACTTGTCAGGACTCTTCCAGGAGCAG AAAACAAAGCTCGGCTCGCCGCATTCGGTGCAAGAAACACTGGAGATAATCACAGCTGCAGCCCAGGATGTGAGCTTGTCAGCGAGGAGAATGGGCAGCTCCATG GTAAAGCTTCAGGACATCAGATTGCTCTCAAGAAGCATGCTGGATCTTACGCTCTCGGCCGAG GTGATCCAGGTGACACCAGCACATTGCGTTGTCGAAGTGTCCAAGTCCAGCGGTGATCTGAGAGCATACAAAGAG TTCTGCACAAGCCTGTCCAGATTGCTGACCGGGCGGGTGCAGCAGAATGGCAGCTCATCAGATTTGGAGACCAACCAACTCCCAACTCTTGAGTAA
- the LOC123144096 gene encoding FGGY carbohydrate kinase domain-containing protein has product MSHGGVFLGVDVGTGSARAGIFDEKGKLLGSASSPIQIWKEKDCIEQSSTDIWLAVCTAVKSACSLANVAAEDVAGLGFAATCSLVAVDADGSPVSVSWSADARRNIIVWMDHRAVDQADRINARNSPVLQYCGGGVSPEMQAPKLLWVKENLQESWSMACRWMDLSDWLAYRATGDDTRSLCTTVCKWTYLGHAHMGQWRELDSRDMEACGWDEVFWEEIGLGDLVEGNRAKIGRSVAFPGHALGSGLTPTSAKELGLLPGTPVGTSLIDAHAGGVGVMESVPEAESKADLSDEEAICRRMVLVCGTSTCHMAVSKNKLFIPGVWGPFWSAMIPEYWLTEGGQSATGALLDYIVENHAAAPLLANHAASQSVSIFELLNKILLSMAHEQNIPFLSALSQDTHVLPDFHGNRSPVADPKSKGVICGLTLDTSEKYLALLYLATIQGIAYGTRHIVEHCNAHGHKIDTLLACGGLAKNSLYIQEHADIIGCPIILPRENESVLLGASVLGAVAAKKFSGIHDAMKSMNAAGKVVHPSSDPRVKKYHDAKYKIFRSLYEQQLSHRSTMAQALQ; this is encoded by the exons ATGTCCCACGGCGGCGTCTTCCTCGGCGTCGACGTCGGCACTGGGAGCGCTCGCGCAG GCATCTTTGATGAGAAGGGTAAATTGCTCGGTTCGGCGAGCAGCCCAATACAGATATGGAAAGAGAAAGATTGCATCGAG CAATCTTCGACGGATATCTGGCTTGCGGTGTGCACTGCTGTAAAATCTGCATGCTCGCTTGCAAATGTTGCAGCTGAGGATGTCGCTGGCCTTGGATTCGCCGCTACTTGCTCCCTTG TTGCTGTTGATGCTGATGGTTCCCCTGTTTCGGTTTCTTGGAGTGCTGATGCAAGAAGGAACATCATCGTGTGGATGGACCATAGGGCTGTCGACCAGGCTGATCGAATTAATGCTCGCAATTCACCTGTATTGCAGTACTGTGGCGGGGGCGTCTCTCCAGAAATGCAAGCTCCAAAG CTTTTGTGGGTAAAGGAAAATCTGCAAGAGTCCTGGTCCATGGCATGTAGGTGGATGGACCTTAGTGACTGGTTAGCATATAG GGCAACTGGTGATGACACCCGTAGCTTATGCACAACTGTTTGCAAATGGACATATCTTGGACATGCACACATGGGCCAGTGGAGGGAATTAGATTCGCGTGATATGGAAGCATGTGGATGGGATGAAGTCTTTTGGGAAGAAATAGGCTTGGGAGACCTAGTTGAAGGGAATCGTGCAAAAATAG GACGCAGTGTTGCATTTCCAGGCCATGCTCTAGGTTCTGGTTTGACACCTACTTCTGCAAAG GAGTTAGGCTTGCTTCCTGGGACACCTGTTGGAACTTCGCTTATTGATGCTCATGCCGGTGGCGTTGGAGTAATGGAAAGTGTGCCAGAGGCAGAATCTAAAGCCGACT TATCTGATGAAGAAGCGATCTGCCGCCGTATGGTCTTGGTCTGTGGGACATCCACATGCCACATGGCTGTTTCAAAGAACAAATTATTTATTCCTGGTGTCTGGGGGCCATTTTGGTCTG CGATGATTCCTGAGTATTGGCTCACAGAAGGTGGTCAAAGCGCAACTGGTGCTCTACTTGATTACATTGTCGAAAACCATGCTGCTGCTCCCCTTCTGGCTAATCATGCTGCTTCTCAGA GTGTATCCATATTTGAGTTGTTGAACAAGATATTGCTTTCGATGGCACATGAACAAAATATTCCCTTTCTATCTGCCTTGAGTCAAGATACGCATGTCCTTCCAGATTTTCATGGAAATCG GTCCCCTGTTGCTGATCCAAAATCCAAAGGAGTGATTTGTGGCTTGACACTTGATACAAGTGAAAAGTATTTAGCGCTTTTGTACCTAGCAACAATTCAGGGTATTGCGTATGGAACTCGTCATATTGTGGAGCATTGCAATGCTCATGGACACAAG ATCGACACCCTTCTTGCCTGTGGCGGACTTGCAAAGAACTCCTTGTATATCCAAGAGCATGCAGATATCATTG GCTGTCCAATAATACTTCCTAGAGAGAATGAGTCTGTGCTTTTAGGTGCTTCTGTTCTGGGTGCTGTTGCTGCAAAGAAGTTTTCTGGTATTCACGATGCAATGAAGTCAATGAATGCAGCTGGAAAG GTTGTGCATCCATCTTCGGATCCTAGGGTGAAGAAATACCACGATGCCAAATATAAGATATTTAGATCCCTGTATGAGCAACAGCTCTCTCATCGCTCAACTATGGCGCAAGCATTGCAGTAG
- the LOC123144097 gene encoding CBL-interacting serine/threonine-protein kinase 21 isoform X1 → MVLAESIGKYRVGRTIGEGAFAKVRLAVDAETGGCVAVKVIDRSTVLRNNLMYQVKREIGAMRLLNHPNIVKIHEVIATKTKICLVTEYVPGGQLSDKLVRWASSSSNSSWLLFRRFFLWLLNFLFKSYLKRLDEREAKKYFYQLIDAVDYCHRRGVFHRDLKPENLLLDNQGNLKVSDFGLSVLRKPGQLLSTSCGSPCYVAPEVIQHKTYDGAAADIWSCGVILFELLAGYLPFQDCSLIHLYRRISRAQYALPQWITLPQKKIILRILDPSPITRAKINDIFDDEWFQEGYNPSVRRTESDNGDDCVDLDEAGTDSDGSHSTEVREAGGANPEPEQFINAFRLIATCRDLDLSGLFQEQKTKLGSPHSVQETLEIITAAAQDVSLSARRMGSSMVKLQDIRLLSRSMLDLTLSAEVIQVTPAHCVVEVSKSSGDLRAYKEFCTSLSRLLTGRVQQNGSSSDLETNQLPTLE, encoded by the exons ATGGTGCTGGCGGAGAGCATTGGCAAGTACAGGGTCGGCCGGACCATCGGCGAGGGCGCCTTCGCCAAGGTCCGGCTCGCCGTCGACGCCGAGACGGGCGGCTGCGTCGCGGTCAAGGTCATCGACAGGAGCACGGTGCTCAGGAACAACCTCATGTACCAG GTGAAGAGAGAGATCGGCGCGATGAGGCTTCTCAATCACCCCAACATAGTCAAGATACACGAG GTGATCGCGACAAAGACGAAGATATGTCTGGTGACGGAGTATGTTCCGGGAGGGCAGCTCTCTGACAAGCTAGTAAGATGGGCATCTTCATCAAGTAACAGTTCTTGGTTATTGTTCAGGAGGTTTTTCTTATGGTTACTGAATTTTCTGTTTAAGAGTTACCTCAAGAGATTGGACGAGAGGGAAGCAAAGAAGTACTTCTACCAGCTGATTGATGCTGTGGACTATTGTCACCGGAGAGGCGTCTTTCACAGGGATCTCAAG CCTGAAAACTTGTTGCTAGATAATCAGGGCAATCTCAAGGTATCTGATTTTGGCCTCAGCGTGCTACGGAAG CCAGGGCAGTTGCTATCCACATCTTGCGGCTCTCCGTGCTACGTCGCTCCTGAG GTGATTCAGCACAAGACTTACGATGGGGCGGCCGCGGACATCTGGTCATGCGGTGTGATCCTGTTTGAACTCCTTGCTGGTTATCTGCCATTCCAGGACTGCAGCTTGATACACTTGTACAGAAGG ATATCTCGAGCACAGTATGCATTACCGCAATGGATCACGCTGCCTCAGAAGAAGATCATCTTGAGGATACTGGATCCGTCTCCTATAACG AGAGCGAAGATAAATGATATATTCGATGACGAGTGGTTCCAAGAGGGCTACAATCCATCAGTAAGGAGAACTGAGAGTGATAATGGTGATGATTGTGTTGATCTTGATGAGGCTGGCACAGATAGTGATGGCAGTCACAGCACAGAG GTAAGAGAAGCTGGGGGAGCGAATCCAGAGCCTGAGCAGTTCATCAACGCGTTCCGGTTGATAGCGACGTGCAGAGATCTCGACTTGTCAGGACTCTTCCAGGAGCAG AAAACAAAGCTCGGCTCGCCGCATTCGGTGCAAGAAACACTGGAGATAATCACAGCTGCAGCCCAGGATGTGAGCTTGTCAGCGAGGAGAATGGGCAGCTCCATG GTAAAGCTTCAGGACATCAGATTGCTCTCAAGAAGCATGCTGGATCTTACGCTCTCGGCCGAG GTGATCCAGGTGACACCAGCACATTGCGTTGTCGAAGTGTCCAAGTCCAGCGGTGATCTGAGAGCATACAAAGAG TTCTGCACAAGCCTGTCCAGATTGCTGACCGGGCGGGTGCAGCAGAATGGCAGCTCATCAGATTTGGAGACCAACCAACTCCCAACTCTTGAGTAA
- the LOC123144097 gene encoding CBL-interacting serine/threonine-protein kinase 21 isoform X2: MVLAESIGKYRVGRTIGEGAFAKVRLAVDAETGGCVAVKVIDRSTVLRNNLMYQVKREIGAMRLLNHPNIVKIHEVIATKTKICLVTEYVPGGQLSDKLVRWASSSSNSSWLLFRRFFLWLLNFLFKSYLKRLDEREAKKYFYQLIDAVDYCHRRGVFHRDLKGNLKVSDFGLSVLRKPGQLLSTSCGSPCYVAPEVIQHKTYDGAAADIWSCGVILFELLAGYLPFQDCSLIHLYRRISRAQYALPQWITLPQKKIILRILDPSPITRAKINDIFDDEWFQEGYNPSVRRTESDNGDDCVDLDEAGTDSDGSHSTEVREAGGANPEPEQFINAFRLIATCRDLDLSGLFQEQKTKLGSPHSVQETLEIITAAAQDVSLSARRMGSSMVKLQDIRLLSRSMLDLTLSAEVIQVTPAHCVVEVSKSSGDLRAYKEFCTSLSRLLTGRVQQNGSSSDLETNQLPTLE, from the exons ATGGTGCTGGCGGAGAGCATTGGCAAGTACAGGGTCGGCCGGACCATCGGCGAGGGCGCCTTCGCCAAGGTCCGGCTCGCCGTCGACGCCGAGACGGGCGGCTGCGTCGCGGTCAAGGTCATCGACAGGAGCACGGTGCTCAGGAACAACCTCATGTACCAG GTGAAGAGAGAGATCGGCGCGATGAGGCTTCTCAATCACCCCAACATAGTCAAGATACACGAG GTGATCGCGACAAAGACGAAGATATGTCTGGTGACGGAGTATGTTCCGGGAGGGCAGCTCTCTGACAAGCTAGTAAGATGGGCATCTTCATCAAGTAACAGTTCTTGGTTATTGTTCAGGAGGTTTTTCTTATGGTTACTGAATTTTCTGTTTAAGAGTTACCTCAAGAGATTGGACGAGAGGGAAGCAAAGAAGTACTTCTACCAGCTGATTGATGCTGTGGACTATTGTCACCGGAGAGGCGTCTTTCACAGGGATCTCAAG GGCAATCTCAAGGTATCTGATTTTGGCCTCAGCGTGCTACGGAAG CCAGGGCAGTTGCTATCCACATCTTGCGGCTCTCCGTGCTACGTCGCTCCTGAG GTGATTCAGCACAAGACTTACGATGGGGCGGCCGCGGACATCTGGTCATGCGGTGTGATCCTGTTTGAACTCCTTGCTGGTTATCTGCCATTCCAGGACTGCAGCTTGATACACTTGTACAGAAGG ATATCTCGAGCACAGTATGCATTACCGCAATGGATCACGCTGCCTCAGAAGAAGATCATCTTGAGGATACTGGATCCGTCTCCTATAACG AGAGCGAAGATAAATGATATATTCGATGACGAGTGGTTCCAAGAGGGCTACAATCCATCAGTAAGGAGAACTGAGAGTGATAATGGTGATGATTGTGTTGATCTTGATGAGGCTGGCACAGATAGTGATGGCAGTCACAGCACAGAG GTAAGAGAAGCTGGGGGAGCGAATCCAGAGCCTGAGCAGTTCATCAACGCGTTCCGGTTGATAGCGACGTGCAGAGATCTCGACTTGTCAGGACTCTTCCAGGAGCAG AAAACAAAGCTCGGCTCGCCGCATTCGGTGCAAGAAACACTGGAGATAATCACAGCTGCAGCCCAGGATGTGAGCTTGTCAGCGAGGAGAATGGGCAGCTCCATG GTAAAGCTTCAGGACATCAGATTGCTCTCAAGAAGCATGCTGGATCTTACGCTCTCGGCCGAG GTGATCCAGGTGACACCAGCACATTGCGTTGTCGAAGTGTCCAAGTCCAGCGGTGATCTGAGAGCATACAAAGAG TTCTGCACAAGCCTGTCCAGATTGCTGACCGGGCGGGTGCAGCAGAATGGCAGCTCATCAGATTTGGAGACCAACCAACTCCCAACTCTTGAGTAA
- the LOC123144097 gene encoding CBL-interacting serine/threonine-protein kinase 21 isoform X4 yields the protein MVLAESIGKYRVGRTIGEGAFAKVRLAVDAETGGCVAVKVIDRSTVLRNNLMYQVKREIGAMRLLNHPNIVKIHEVIATKTKICLVTEYVPGGQLSDKLSYLKRLDEREAKKYFYQLIDAVDYCHRRGVFHRDLKGNLKVSDFGLSVLRKPGQLLSTSCGSPCYVAPEVIQHKTYDGAAADIWSCGVILFELLAGYLPFQDCSLIHLYRRISRAQYALPQWITLPQKKIILRILDPSPITRAKINDIFDDEWFQEGYNPSVRRTESDNGDDCVDLDEAGTDSDGSHSTEVREAGGANPEPEQFINAFRLIATCRDLDLSGLFQEQKTKLGSPHSVQETLEIITAAAQDVSLSARRMGSSMVKLQDIRLLSRSMLDLTLSAEVIQVTPAHCVVEVSKSSGDLRAYKEFCTSLSRLLTGRVQQNGSSSDLETNQLPTLE from the exons ATGGTGCTGGCGGAGAGCATTGGCAAGTACAGGGTCGGCCGGACCATCGGCGAGGGCGCCTTCGCCAAGGTCCGGCTCGCCGTCGACGCCGAGACGGGCGGCTGCGTCGCGGTCAAGGTCATCGACAGGAGCACGGTGCTCAGGAACAACCTCATGTACCAG GTGAAGAGAGAGATCGGCGCGATGAGGCTTCTCAATCACCCCAACATAGTCAAGATACACGAG GTGATCGCGACAAAGACGAAGATATGTCTGGTGACGGAGTATGTTCCGGGAGGGCAGCTCTCTGACAAGCTA AGTTACCTCAAGAGATTGGACGAGAGGGAAGCAAAGAAGTACTTCTACCAGCTGATTGATGCTGTGGACTATTGTCACCGGAGAGGCGTCTTTCACAGGGATCTCAAG GGCAATCTCAAGGTATCTGATTTTGGCCTCAGCGTGCTACGGAAG CCAGGGCAGTTGCTATCCACATCTTGCGGCTCTCCGTGCTACGTCGCTCCTGAG GTGATTCAGCACAAGACTTACGATGGGGCGGCCGCGGACATCTGGTCATGCGGTGTGATCCTGTTTGAACTCCTTGCTGGTTATCTGCCATTCCAGGACTGCAGCTTGATACACTTGTACAGAAGG ATATCTCGAGCACAGTATGCATTACCGCAATGGATCACGCTGCCTCAGAAGAAGATCATCTTGAGGATACTGGATCCGTCTCCTATAACG AGAGCGAAGATAAATGATATATTCGATGACGAGTGGTTCCAAGAGGGCTACAATCCATCAGTAAGGAGAACTGAGAGTGATAATGGTGATGATTGTGTTGATCTTGATGAGGCTGGCACAGATAGTGATGGCAGTCACAGCACAGAG GTAAGAGAAGCTGGGGGAGCGAATCCAGAGCCTGAGCAGTTCATCAACGCGTTCCGGTTGATAGCGACGTGCAGAGATCTCGACTTGTCAGGACTCTTCCAGGAGCAG AAAACAAAGCTCGGCTCGCCGCATTCGGTGCAAGAAACACTGGAGATAATCACAGCTGCAGCCCAGGATGTGAGCTTGTCAGCGAGGAGAATGGGCAGCTCCATG GTAAAGCTTCAGGACATCAGATTGCTCTCAAGAAGCATGCTGGATCTTACGCTCTCGGCCGAG GTGATCCAGGTGACACCAGCACATTGCGTTGTCGAAGTGTCCAAGTCCAGCGGTGATCTGAGAGCATACAAAGAG TTCTGCACAAGCCTGTCCAGATTGCTGACCGGGCGGGTGCAGCAGAATGGCAGCTCATCAGATTTGGAGACCAACCAACTCCCAACTCTTGAGTAA